A single window of Selenomonas sputigena DNA harbors:
- the glgB gene encoding 1,4-alpha-glucan branching protein GlgB, whose translation MNVSALSEFDLFLYHQGTNYHAYEMLGAHFVEKDGRKGVRFSVWAPHAKSVSVVGDFNNWDTRTHTMEKIGDGEIWVTFIEGLEEGEVYKYAIEPQWGGPHIMKADPYGFYAEKKPNTASRLYDLSKYQWNDAAWQERKKTHPSYSNPMLTYEVHLGSWRRTLEGGYLSYRELADQLVGYAKKMNYTHIEIMPLCEHPFDGSWGYQATGYYAVTSRYGEPDDFRYFVDTAHANGIAVIMDWVPGHFCKDEQGLRHFDGMTLYESDNEQRAENWEWGTTNFDYGRTEVQSFLISNAMFWFEEYHIDGLRIDAVANMLYLNYGRKDGEWQPNKYGDTGNLEAMDFIKKLNEAIFKFHPDALMIAEESTAWPLISKPVYMGGMGFNYKWNMGWMNDMLSYMSLDPIYRKWNQDKVTFSFMYAFSENFVLPLSHDEVVHGKCSLVSKMPGDYWQKFAGLRGFFGYWMAHPGKKLLFMGGEFAQFIEWNYDDSLDWHLVEEYPMHTKMLEYSRALNKFYKENRPFWEVDFDWNGFEWIDCNDSENSIITFVRKADNDADFLVVLCNFTPEVRHDYRIGVPKKGEYREVFNSDAEEFGGSGVKNEGDLHTEDVPWHDREQSLVITVPPMATIYLRHKDTLPFVKRSTPEEETEVLVVKGAEKKKEKEPKKPAAEVSDSAQKEAPKAEQSPREAAEGEKAHEEKAASSKTETVKKPSAASQKKPKGGEAKKTAAKARPRKTETAKGAKKSAKPPKKSSKKKAAAQ comes from the coding sequence GTGAACGTATCTGCTTTGAGTGAGTTCGATTTATTCTTATACCACCAAGGGACCAACTACCACGCTTACGAGATGCTCGGCGCCCACTTCGTGGAGAAGGACGGCAGGAAGGGCGTGCGCTTTTCTGTCTGGGCGCCTCATGCGAAGTCCGTGAGCGTCGTCGGCGACTTCAACAATTGGGACACGCGCACGCACACGATGGAAAAGATTGGCGACGGCGAGATCTGGGTGACGTTCATCGAGGGGCTCGAAGAAGGCGAGGTCTACAAGTATGCGATCGAGCCGCAGTGGGGCGGCCCGCACATCATGAAGGCCGATCCTTATGGCTTCTACGCGGAGAAGAAGCCCAATACGGCGTCGCGCCTCTACGACTTGAGCAAATATCAGTGGAACGATGCCGCCTGGCAGGAGCGCAAGAAGACGCATCCGTCGTACTCCAACCCCATGCTGACGTACGAGGTTCATCTAGGCTCGTGGCGGCGCACGCTTGAAGGCGGCTATCTGTCGTATCGCGAGCTTGCCGATCAGCTCGTCGGCTACGCGAAGAAGATGAACTATACGCACATCGAAATCATGCCGCTCTGCGAGCATCCGTTTGACGGATCGTGGGGCTATCAGGCGACGGGGTACTACGCGGTCACGAGCCGCTACGGCGAGCCGGATGACTTCCGCTACTTCGTCGACACGGCACATGCGAACGGTATCGCCGTCATCATGGACTGGGTGCCCGGCCACTTCTGCAAGGACGAGCAGGGGCTTCGCCACTTCGACGGCATGACGCTCTACGAATCGGACAACGAACAGCGTGCCGAGAACTGGGAGTGGGGCACGACGAACTTCGACTACGGTCGGACGGAAGTGCAGAGCTTCCTCATCTCGAATGCTATGTTCTGGTTCGAAGAGTACCACATCGACGGCCTGCGCATCGACGCCGTCGCCAACATGCTCTATCTGAACTACGGCAGGAAGGACGGCGAGTGGCAGCCGAACAAGTACGGAGACACGGGCAACTTGGAAGCCATGGACTTCATCAAGAAGCTCAACGAGGCGATCTTCAAGTTCCATCCCGACGCTTTGATGATCGCTGAGGAGTCGACGGCTTGGCCTCTGATCTCGAAGCCCGTCTACATGGGCGGCATGGGATTCAACTACAAGTGGAACATGGGCTGGATGAACGACATGCTCTCGTACATGAGCCTCGACCCCATCTACCGCAAGTGGAATCAGGACAAGGTCACGTTCTCCTTTATGTATGCCTTCAGCGAGAACTTCGTGCTGCCCCTGTCGCACGACGAGGTCGTGCACGGCAAGTGCTCGCTCGTGAGTAAGATGCCCGGTGACTACTGGCAGAAGTTCGCGGGACTGCGCGGCTTCTTCGGCTATTGGATGGCGCATCCGGGCAAGAAGCTCCTCTTCATGGGCGGCGAGTTCGCGCAGTTCATCGAGTGGAATTACGACGACAGCCTCGATTGGCACCTCGTCGAGGAGTACCCGATGCACACGAAGATGCTCGAATACTCGCGCGCCTTGAACAAGTTCTACAAGGAAAACCGCCCGTTCTGGGAAGTCGACTTCGACTGGAACGGCTTCGAGTGGATCGACTGCAACGACAGCGAGAACTCTATCATCACGTTCGTCCGAAAGGCCGACAATGACGCGGATTTCCTCGTCGTCCTCTGCAACTTCACGCCCGAGGTGCGACATGACTACCGCATCGGCGTGCCGAAGAAGGGCGAATACCGCGAGGTCTTCAACAGCGACGCCGAGGAGTTCGGCGGCTCGGGCGTGAAAAACGAGGGCGATCTTCATACGGAGGACGTCCCCTGGCACGACCGCGAGCAGTCGCTCGTCATCACGGTGCCGCCGATGGCCACGATCTATCTGAGGCACAAGGATACGCTCCCTTTTGTCAAACGCTCCACGCCTGAAGAGGAGACGGAAGTCCTCGTCGTCAAGGGCGCGGAGAAGAAGAAGGAAAAAGAGCCGAAGAAGCCGGCGGCGGAGGTGAGCGATTCGGCGCAGAAAGAAGCGCCGAAGGCAGAGCAGTCGCCCCGCGAAGCGGCAGAGGGGGAGAAGGCGCACGAAGAGAAGGCGGCGTCTTCCAAAACCGAGACGGTGAAGAAGCCGTCTGCTGCCTCGCAGAAGAAGCCGAAGGGCGGCGAGGCAAAAAAGACTGCCGCCAAGGCTCGTCCGCGCAAGACGGAGACGGCGAAAGGCGCGAAGAAGTCGGCGAAACCGCCGAAGAAGAGCAGCAAGAAGAAAGCGGCTGCCCAATGA
- a CDS encoding glucose-1-phosphate adenylyltransferase, which translates to MRKTEYLAMILAGGQGSRLGALTKKIAKPAVPFGGKYRIIDFPLSNCANSGIDKVGVLTQYRPLELHNYLGTGSAWDLDKKDGGVFILPPYAREKGADWYQGTADAIYQNINFIDIVDPEYVLILSGDHIYTMDYSWMLEAHKGHKAEATIGVIEVPWEEAPRFGIMNADKDGRIIEFEEKPSEPKSNLASMGIYIFNRKFLQQYLEEDAKDTMSSHDFGKNIIPKMLADKARLFTYAFDGYWKDVGTIESLWQANMDLLQDEPPFALDGNWRIYSSNPSLPPHYIGREAHVSRSMVSEGSMVFGEVKNSVIFQGVRIGKGARVTNSVIMPFAKIEDGAVVDHAILAQGATIAAGAKVEGEEGAIAVIPENEVITAEAGSKQAG; encoded by the coding sequence ATGAGAAAAACAGAGTATCTGGCCATGATCTTGGCGGGTGGGCAGGGAAGTCGCCTGGGCGCCTTGACGAAGAAGATCGCAAAGCCCGCCGTACCGTTTGGCGGCAAGTACCGCATCATTGATTTTCCCTTGAGCAACTGCGCCAATTCCGGCATCGACAAGGTCGGCGTCCTCACGCAGTACCGTCCGCTGGAGCTTCACAACTATCTCGGTACGGGAAGCGCGTGGGATCTCGACAAGAAGGACGGCGGCGTCTTCATTCTGCCGCCCTATGCGCGCGAGAAGGGCGCCGACTGGTATCAGGGAACGGCGGACGCCATCTATCAGAACATCAACTTCATCGACATCGTCGATCCCGAATATGTGCTAATCCTTTCGGGTGACCATATCTACACGATGGATTACTCGTGGATGCTTGAGGCGCACAAGGGGCACAAGGCGGAAGCGACGATCGGCGTCATCGAGGTGCCGTGGGAAGAGGCACCTCGCTTCGGCATCATGAACGCCGACAAGGATGGGCGCATCATCGAGTTTGAGGAGAAGCCGTCCGAACCGAAGTCGAATCTCGCCTCGATGGGCATTTACATCTTCAACCGCAAGTTTCTGCAGCAGTACCTGGAAGAGGATGCGAAGGACACCATGTCGAGCCACGACTTCGGTAAGAACATCATCCCGAAGATGCTCGCCGACAAAGCGCGTCTCTTCACATACGCCTTCGACGGCTATTGGAAGGATGTCGGCACGATCGAGAGCCTGTGGCAGGCGAACATGGATCTTTTGCAGGACGAGCCGCCCTTTGCCCTCGACGGCAATTGGCGCATCTATTCGTCCAATCCGTCGCTGCCGCCGCACTACATTGGGCGCGAGGCGCATGTGAGCCGCTCGATGGTGAGCGAAGGCTCGATGGTCTTCGGCGAGGTGAAGAACTCCGTGATCTTCCAGGGCGTTCGCATCGGCAAGGGCGCACGCGTCACGAATTCGGTCATCATGCCGTTCGCGAAGATCGAGGACGGTGCCGTCGTCGATCATGCAATCCTCGCACAGGGGGCGACGATTGCAGCCGGCGCTAAGGTCGAGGGCGAGGAAGGCGCGATCGCCGTCATTCCCGAGAATGAGGTCATAACAGCAGAGGCCGGAAGCAAGCAGGCGGGCTGA
- the glgA gene encoding glycogen synthase GlgA: MRVLYVAAEAVPFAKTGGLADVAGSLPKELVKQGVDIRVVMPKFGKISAEYIDKMEHLYDGTLNVAWRDKFVGVDRLVMDGVTYYFIDNEEYFYREGFYGYDDDAERFSFFARAVLNLLEAMDFWPDIIHANDWHAGLVPVLLKLEHMGDARYEKIRTIYTIHNLKYQGVFPKNVMQDVLGLDWKYFTNGDLEFYDAVNFMKGGLTYADYISTVSRTYAEEIQYEYFGEMLDGLLRKRSADIYGIVNGLDYDVYNPATDKAIYETFDITSIDRKIDNKVALQKQLGLPVNRQIPMVALVSRLVPPKGLDLIVRVMDEILQHENIQFVVLGTGDKVYEDWFKGLAWRFPSKVSANIRFSNELAQRIYAGATVFLMPSNYEPCGIGQLIAMRYGTIPVVRETGGLKDTVTQFSNKTGEGTGYLFSNYNAHEMMYAVKRAIRECSTLEIWQKIVKNAMQADFSWKKSAGEYKALYEKLLAK; encoded by the coding sequence ATGCGGGTACTTTATGTTGCTGCTGAAGCGGTGCCGTTCGCCAAGACCGGGGGCCTGGCGGACGTTGCGGGATCTCTCCCGAAGGAACTCGTCAAGCAGGGCGTTGACATCCGCGTCGTCATGCCGAAGTTCGGCAAGATCTCAGCGGAATACATCGACAAGATGGAACATCTTTACGACGGCACGCTGAATGTCGCATGGCGTGACAAGTTCGTCGGCGTTGACCGACTCGTCATGGATGGCGTGACCTACTACTTCATTGACAATGAAGAATACTTTTACCGCGAGGGCTTCTACGGCTACGACGACGATGCGGAGCGCTTCTCCTTCTTCGCGCGCGCCGTCCTGAATCTCCTGGAAGCGATGGATTTCTGGCCCGACATCATCCATGCGAACGACTGGCACGCGGGACTCGTTCCCGTGCTCTTGAAGCTTGAGCACATGGGGGATGCGCGCTACGAGAAGATCCGCACGATCTACACGATCCACAACCTCAAGTATCAGGGCGTCTTTCCGAAGAACGTCATGCAGGATGTCTTAGGACTTGACTGGAAGTATTTCACGAACGGCGATCTGGAATTCTACGATGCCGTCAACTTCATGAAGGGCGGCCTGACCTACGCCGACTATATCTCGACGGTGTCGCGCACCTACGCCGAGGAGATCCAGTACGAATACTTCGGCGAGATGCTTGACGGACTTCTTAGGAAGAGGAGCGCGGACATCTACGGCATCGTTAACGGACTCGACTACGACGTCTACAACCCGGCGACGGACAAGGCGATCTACGAGACGTTCGACATCACGTCCATCGACCGCAAGATCGACAACAAGGTCGCGCTGCAGAAGCAGCTCGGGCTGCCCGTAAATCGCCAGATTCCGATGGTCGCGCTCGTCTCGCGCCTCGTGCCGCCCAAGGGGCTCGATCTCATCGTGCGCGTCATGGATGAGATCCTGCAGCACGAGAACATTCAGTTCGTCGTCCTCGGCACGGGCGACAAGGTCTATGAGGATTGGTTCAAGGGTCTCGCGTGGCGTTTCCCGAGCAAGGTTTCGGCGAACATCCGCTTCTCGAACGAGCTTGCGCAGCGCATCTATGCGGGCGCAACCGTCTTCCTCATGCCGTCGAACTACGAGCCGTGCGGCATCGGCCAGCTCATCGCCATGCGCTACGGCACGATTCCCGTCGTGCGCGAGACGGGCGGACTCAAGGACACGGTCACGCAGTTCAGCAACAAGACGGGCGAGGGCACGGGCTACCTCTTTAGCAACTACAACGCGCACGAAATGATGTACGCCGTCAAGCGCGCCATCCGCGAATGCAGTACGCTCGAAATCTGGCAGAAGATTGTCAAGAACGCCATGCAGGCGGACTTCAGCTGGAAGAAATCGGCAGGAGAGTACAAGGCGCTCTATGAGAAATTATTGGCGAAGTGA
- a CDS encoding antibiotic resistance protein MarC, which produces MSESYHYRRIPKPPPEVKAQEKTRGRNTKRNLTLVILGLGYSLYTHDVPLLIAAVSILLFFLQPLAEKYLGSFGKVTSGFLRGIGIALFIGAIAMLFL; this is translated from the coding sequence ATGAGCGAATCGTATCATTATCGGCGAATCCCGAAGCCGCCACCAGAGGTGAAGGCGCAGGAAAAGACGCGCGGACGAAACACGAAGCGCAACCTCACGCTCGTCATCCTCGGACTTGGCTACTCACTCTACACGCATGATGTGCCGCTTCTCATCGCTGCGGTCTCCATTCTGCTCTTCTTTTTGCAGCCGCTCGCGGAAAAGTACCTCGGGAGTTTCGGCAAGGTGACATCAGGCTTCTTGCGGGGCATCGGCATAGCGCTCTTCATCGGGGCGATCGCCATGCTTTTTCTTTGA
- a CDS encoding N-acetylmuramoyl-L-alanine amidase, with protein sequence MNRRNFLKNAVLLAAGAYVAPSLLVPEEAKAAISNGVHVVETNLTFLELDKRSFTDSIILHHIGDTDREVSAATIHQWHLQNGWSGIGYHFVVHKNGIIERGRPLDAVGAHCWHHNATSIGINLVGNFEQAEPTTVQLDSAMRLIAELSHRYKLNPGAGTVFGHRDFNSTLCPGKNLYAKLSGLCASASRL encoded by the coding sequence ATGAATCGCAGAAATTTCCTCAAAAATGCCGTCCTTCTTGCCGCAGGCGCCTATGTCGCGCCGAGTCTCCTCGTGCCCGAGGAGGCGAAGGCAGCCATCTCGAACGGCGTGCATGTCGTGGAGACGAATCTGACGTTCTTGGAGCTCGACAAGCGAAGCTTCACGGACAGCATCATCCTGCACCATATCGGCGACACGGATCGCGAGGTGTCGGCAGCGACGATTCACCAGTGGCATCTGCAGAACGGTTGGTCGGGCATCGGCTATCACTTCGTCGTGCACAAGAACGGCATCATCGAGCGCGGGCGTCCGCTCGACGCCGTTGGCGCGCATTGCTGGCACCACAACGCGACGTCGATCGGCATCAACCTTGTCGGCAATTTCGAGCAGGCAGAACCGACGACCGTGCAGCTTGATTCCGCCATGCGACTCATCGCGGAACTTTCGCATCGCTACAAGCTAAATCCTGGCGCGGGTACGGTCTTTGGCCATCGTGATTTCAACTCGACGCTCTGCCCGGGCAAAAACCTCTATGCGAAGCTCTCGGGGCTTTGTGCGAGCGCTTCGCGCCTGTAG
- the glgD gene encoding glucose-1-phosphate adenylyltransferase subunit GlgD: MNTVMGLINLQEDSGRIKELTERRPIGSMPFAGRYRVIDFALSSMVNSGISHVGIVLPEQSRSVMDHLRSGKDWDLARRHEGMFYLPPAKGDKDTRPGDLKTFYQNIDFVEHSAQKYVLLANASYIYNMNFAPVLRFHQNTNADITMVYNIAKEEVSDESVVIETAENGLIEDIAMKPVVYQGSKVSNGALLMEKRIFVDMVRSTYEHGGTDLVLDGIIRRADHYTMYGCMHEGYTACVASTASYYRANMEALEPANWDELFMQNGFIFTKSKDGVPVQYKESAHVQNSLVANGCVVYGEVENSILFRGVTVGEGVKIRNSIIMEKCDLEDDALVENVICDKNVVITKGRWLKGAPNYPLIVSKNAVV; encoded by the coding sequence GTGAACACGGTCATGGGACTCATCAACCTGCAGGAAGACAGCGGGCGCATCAAGGAGCTGACCGAGAGACGGCCCATCGGCTCCATGCCGTTTGCAGGGCGCTACCGCGTCATTGACTTCGCACTTTCGAGCATGGTCAACTCCGGTATCAGCCATGTCGGCATCGTGCTGCCTGAGCAGTCTCGTTCCGTCATGGATCATCTGCGCTCGGGCAAGGACTGGGATCTCGCGAGGCGTCACGAGGGTATGTTCTATCTGCCGCCCGCAAAGGGCGATAAGGACACGCGTCCCGGCGACCTCAAGACCTTCTATCAGAACATCGACTTCGTCGAGCACAGCGCACAGAAGTATGTGCTTCTCGCAAACGCGAGCTACATCTACAATATGAATTTCGCGCCTGTGTTGCGTTTCCATCAGAATACGAATGCGGATATCACAATGGTCTACAACATTGCCAAAGAAGAGGTGTCGGATGAAAGTGTCGTCATCGAGACGGCGGAGAACGGCCTCATCGAGGACATCGCCATGAAGCCTGTTGTCTATCAAGGCTCGAAGGTGTCGAACGGAGCGCTGCTCATGGAGAAGCGCATCTTCGTCGACATGGTGCGCTCGACATACGAGCACGGCGGCACGGATCTCGTGCTCGACGGCATCATCCGCCGCGCTGACCACTACACGATGTACGGCTGTATGCACGAGGGCTATACGGCGTGTGTCGCCTCGACCGCCTCGTACTACCGTGCAAACATGGAGGCGCTCGAACCTGCGAATTGGGACGAGCTCTTTATGCAGAACGGCTTCATCTTCACGAAGTCGAAGGACGGTGTACCCGTGCAGTACAAAGAATCCGCGCACGTCCAGAACTCGCTCGTTGCCAACGGCTGCGTCGTCTACGGTGAGGTCGAGAACAGCATCCTGTTCCGCGGCGTGACGGTGGGCGAGGGCGTCAAGATCCGGAATTCCATCATCATGGAGAAGTGCGACCTTGAGGATGACGCGCTTGTCGAAAATGTGATCTGCGACAAGAACGTCGTGATCACGAAGGGACGCTGGCTCAAGGGGGCGCCAAACTACCCGCTGATCGTCAGCAAGAATGCCGTAGTCTAA
- a CDS encoding glycogen/starch/alpha-glucan phosphorylase, with the protein MANKRNELGLAKEGLKQRFLATAHILWGSDFADLTSHEVYATIAAVVKQYISENWVKTNKAYTKRRDKQVYYFSIEFLLGRLMRSNLVNLGEMELFSDALEELGVDLDQVFPEEPDAGLGNGGLGRLAACFIDSMASLGLPGHGCSIRYQYGLFEQKIIKGNQVEIPDNWLGNGFEWEYRKADKAVNVKFNGNAYMKEEEDGSLSLVHEDYLTVMAIPYDVPIVGFRNNTVNTLRLWNAEVNRDFSDYGTMTHEQIQAKKEYRNFVESITEYLYPDDSSYEGRRLRLIQEYFFVSAGVQSIVRHYLLAGMNIKDFAKKIAIHINDTHPAVAVAELMRILVDEERMDWDEAWEITCETMAYTNHTIMPEALEKWPIDMFRPLLPRIYMIVEEINRRHIEEVRRRFPNDEQMVRELSIIEDGQVHMARLAIVGSHSVNGVAAIHTDILKKDTLKFFNRYYPTKFNNKTNGITHRRWLISANPELTTLIDETIGDAWQKAPDQLSHLNDHVTDKAFLAELSKIKRLRKGDLSDYIHAYGGILVDPDMIFDVQVKRIHSYKRQIMNILHIMYLYHELKTNKRFRIPPTARFFGGKAAPGYYIAKETIRLINAVADKVNNDKSVSDMLKVVFIENFGVSIGEIVYPAADISEQISTASKEASGTGNMKFMMNGALTLGTLDGANVEISQAVGREHCEIFGLRAEEVLNYYATGSYKAWDEYNTNPAVRLVVSQLVDGTYGDFHSLRDYLIQGNDEFFVLKDFGAYDRAHKNMNRKYEDQAAWLKSSAINIANSGVFSSDRTIKEYADDIWHVKPAIIV; encoded by the coding sequence ATGGCAAACAAGAGGAATGAGCTGGGGCTGGCAAAGGAAGGTTTGAAACAAAGGTTTCTGGCTACGGCGCATATCCTGTGGGGCAGCGATTTCGCCGACCTCACGTCGCATGAGGTTTATGCGACCATTGCTGCCGTCGTGAAACAGTACATCAGCGAAAACTGGGTCAAGACGAACAAGGCGTACACGAAGCGTCGCGACAAGCAGGTTTACTACTTTTCAATCGAATTCCTGCTCGGGCGGCTCATGCGTTCGAATCTCGTCAACTTGGGTGAAATGGAGCTTTTCTCCGATGCGCTGGAAGAGCTTGGCGTCGATTTGGATCAGGTTTTCCCGGAAGAGCCGGACGCGGGTCTTGGCAACGGTGGTCTCGGACGTCTCGCAGCCTGCTTCATCGATTCGATGGCCTCTTTGGGGCTTCCCGGGCACGGCTGCAGCATACGCTATCAGTACGGACTCTTCGAGCAGAAGATCATCAAGGGAAACCAGGTCGAGATTCCCGACAACTGGCTCGGCAATGGCTTTGAGTGGGAGTATCGCAAGGCGGACAAGGCGGTCAACGTCAAGTTCAATGGCAATGCCTACATGAAGGAGGAGGAGGACGGCAGCCTCTCTCTTGTACACGAAGACTACCTGACGGTCATGGCTATTCCTTACGACGTGCCGATCGTCGGCTTCCGCAACAATACGGTCAATACGCTGCGCCTGTGGAACGCCGAAGTCAACCGCGATTTTTCCGACTATGGAACAATGACGCACGAGCAGATCCAGGCGAAGAAGGAATACCGCAACTTCGTCGAGAGCATCACGGAGTACCTGTACCCCGACGACAGCTCCTACGAAGGGCGCCGCCTGCGCCTCATCCAGGAGTACTTCTTCGTGTCGGCGGGCGTGCAGAGCATCGTGCGCCACTACCTGCTCGCGGGCATGAACATCAAGGATTTCGCGAAGAAGATCGCCATTCACATCAACGATACGCATCCGGCGGTCGCCGTCGCTGAGCTCATGCGCATCCTTGTCGATGAAGAGAGGATGGACTGGGACGAGGCGTGGGAGATCACGTGCGAGACGATGGCGTACACAAACCATACGATCATGCCGGAAGCCTTGGAGAAGTGGCCGATCGACATGTTCCGCCCGCTTCTGCCGCGCATCTACATGATCGTCGAGGAGATCAACCGCCGCCACATCGAGGAGGTGCGCAGGCGCTTCCCGAACGACGAGCAGATGGTGCGCGAGCTTTCCATCATCGAGGACGGGCAGGTGCACATGGCGCGGCTCGCCATCGTCGGCAGTCACAGCGTCAACGGCGTCGCAGCGATCCATACGGACATCCTGAAGAAAGACACGTTGAAGTTCTTCAACCGTTACTATCCGACGAAGTTCAACAACAAGACGAACGGCATCACGCATCGCCGCTGGCTCATCAGTGCGAATCCTGAGCTGACCACGCTCATCGACGAGACGATCGGTGACGCATGGCAGAAGGCGCCCGATCAGCTCTCGCATCTCAACGATCATGTGACGGACAAAGCGTTTTTGGCGGAACTTTCGAAGATCAAGCGCCTCCGAAAGGGCGATCTTTCCGACTATATCCATGCGTATGGCGGCATCCTCGTCGATCCCGACATGATCTTCGATGTCCAGGTCAAGCGCATCCATTCGTACAAGCGCCAGATTATGAACATCCTGCATATCATGTATCTCTACCATGAGCTGAAGACGAACAAGCGCTTCCGCATTCCGCCGACGGCGCGCTTCTTCGGCGGCAAGGCGGCGCCCGGCTACTACATCGCGAAGGAGACGATCCGCCTGATCAACGCCGTCGCCGACAAGGTCAACAACGACAAGTCGGTCAGCGACATGCTCAAGGTCGTCTTCATCGAGAATTTCGGCGTTTCCATCGGTGAGATCGTCTATCCGGCAGCCGACATCTCCGAGCAGATTTCGACGGCTTCGAAAGAAGCCTCAGGCACGGGCAATATGAAGTTCATGATGAACGGTGCTCTGACGCTCGGCACGCTCGACGGCGCGAACGTTGAGATCAGCCAGGCGGTCGGTCGCGAGCACTGCGAGATCTTCGGCCTCCGTGCAGAAGAGGTTCTGAATTACTACGCGACGGGCAGCTACAAGGCGTGGGACGAGTACAACACGAACCCCGCCGTGCGCCTCGTCGTTTCGCAGCTCGTCGACGGCACCTACGGTGATTTCCACTCGCTGCGCGATTACTTGATTCAAGGTAACGACGAGTTCTTCGTGTTGAAGGATTTCGGCGCGTACGACAGGGCGCACAAGAACATGAACCGTAAGTACGAGGATCAGGCTGCGTGGCTCAAGTCGTCGGCGATCAACATCGCCAACTCGGGCGTATTTTCTTCGGACCGCACGATCAAGGAGTATGCGGACGACATCTGGCATGTGAAGCCAGCGATCATCGTCTGA